In Silene latifolia isolate original U9 population chromosome X, ASM4854445v1, whole genome shotgun sequence, the following proteins share a genomic window:
- the LOC141620479 gene encoding replication protein A 70 kDa DNA-binding subunit B-like translates to MTHVFDDKSQPLILLYPMIIMRPLRKHIREFSGTTGPYTIKARVVDITNVRSATPESPLEYQEITFQDDEDMILTVQGTIMKTYLFNESLEAFEDVMQEGKEYDIANARVEPIRSNSSGSSGNQIYEIDFNINTIIELVPEIEVPQMPNYVLIGTIPRTVSLDVRYDVLGVVIYVDRRCNDTNYNCRTSDACEVVIVDHSHQQVMMITAWTDLAIQECAALHSVAATFPVVGFTALMPSYQKGFSLITTHASFIILNPQVEKAESLKAWAKENENMLNAKRQQIFECRRPQLTRRITTIESLLEKNSSVL, encoded by the exons ATCATTATGAGACCTTTAAGGAAACACATTAGGGAATTCTCTGGTACAACTGGTCCATACACTATTAAAGCACGGGTCGTCGATATAACAAATGTGCGTTCAGCAACACCTGAAAGCCCCTTAGAGTACCAAGAAATCACCTTTCAGGATGACGAG GACATGATCCTGACCGTGCAGGGTACTATAATGAAGACCTACCTCTTCAATGAATCCCTAGAAGCATTTGAGGATGTTATGCAAGAAGGCAAGGAATATGACATTGCTAATGCCAGGGTCGAACCAATACGTTCTAACTCTTCAGGAAGTTCAGGAAATCAAATTTATGAAATTGATTTCAACATCAACACGATTATCGAACTTGTTCCCGAAATAGAAGTTCCTCAGATGCCTAATTACGTGTTAATTGGAACTATCCCTAGAACAGTATCACTTGATGTTCGCTACG ATGTCTTAGGAGTTGTTATATATGTGGACCGGCGCTGCAATGATACTAACTACAACTGTCGGACCTCAGATGCTTGCGAGGTTGTAATTGTTGATCACAG TCATCAGCAGGTGATGATGATAACAGCCTGGACAGACTTAGCAATTCAAGAATGTGCAGCATTACACTCTGTTGCAGCAACCTTTCCAGTAGTTGGCTTTACAGCTCTGATGCCCTCATACCAAAAAG GCTTCTCACTCATAACAACGCATGCATCATTCATAATCTTAAATCCACAGGTAGAAAAGGCAGAATCGCTCAAGGCTTG GGCTAAGGAAAATGAAAACATGCTTAATGCAAAAAGACAACAGATCTTCGAGTGCCGCCGTCCACAGCTCACACGCAGGATAACAACCATTGAAAGTCTCCTCGAGAAGAAT aGCAGTGTtttatga